One genomic window of Polyangium aurulentum includes the following:
- a CDS encoding MYXO-CTERM sorting domain-containing protein — protein sequence MSAPSSLPRGFARVPRTALALVLLLAGACSAAEPSSVSPAPPAPRGADIDLSAAIAAARHAFRPEDDAFRGAARAHAVRVEEGRFAVTPRAPRASDEHRNAPRSAPKPAVFETVSIARAGGPELVGAFEEPSMALGERGSLAIARGSVVERLDNLAEGVEQSFAFAERPEGEDDLVVRVRVSGEAFVGATEGGLHFEDPATGAGVRYGQATWIDAHGERSPVTARWDEARSEIELRLSADVLDRSAYPAVLDPTVSAEIEVDKPSWGDAYLEQFRPAAAFDGNNYLVVWEELAEDGTESNIEAVIVPPSGGPVEKAAFSASYASGDHQQPAVAWDGTSFLVVWQRWTSATNFDIAGRRISPTGTLLDPAPIAIGVATGVQSLPAVTSTGSGFFVAWEDARNGAALDVYGARVDSNGAVLDPSGIVISNAANTQAEPDVAFDGTNVVVAWQDDRNAGQNDIYAARVSTAGTVLDTNGIAVSSAVQSQMYPEIAFDGTNHLLVWRDYRSNSSYDIYGARLSPAGTVLDSMGFVVSSATGAQRYPELVWNGSSFVAFWEDRRNGNYDIYSTRISSAGAVLDPMGVAVSKAAGDESNLGAACDSAGTCLGLWDKVGGNQREIYGARVDSKGNVLDAPPYVFSVEVGYADAAAVGFDGTNYLVIFGHESAVNGGLTAVRITQSGTLLDVPPIVIDPGGTSLMGAAVAFDGTNYLVVWPRHTDFQTYHDLYGARVSPAGKLLDPAPIPLAVASGGQVTPVLAYGGGQYLAAWQDNRAGASDVYGARITTAGQSLDGSGVLIASAPSYQVPNGITHDGTNFFVVWSDMRSGTDDIYGARVTPAGTVLEPNGIPICQAPSYNGWPHSAWDGTNHFVVWSDYRGGSSADLYGAHVTPAGEVLETDGFAITTTPESEGSPTVAFDGTNHVLAFGKNDSGQGDVFALRVSPAGAVIDAAPLTVAAAPANEYRNPIASNGAGQVLIAYNRFEESTNSDRVMARLVGFSEGTGGAGGAGGAGGAGGVGGAGGVGGAGGVGGAGGVGGAGGDGGTGGAGGQGGAGGHGGSGGAGGHGGAGGNGGAGGQGGTGGHGDTGGAGGQGGSPGAGSGGSGPGEDGGCGCRVTGEDGAAAPSALGIGLALLVAGARRRRRNALS from the coding sequence ATGTCCGCGCCGTCCTCCCTGCCTCGCGGCTTTGCCCGCGTGCCCCGCACCGCCCTCGCCCTCGTTCTCCTTCTCGCCGGCGCGTGCAGCGCCGCCGAGCCTTCCTCGGTCTCGCCTGCTCCGCCGGCCCCGCGGGGCGCCGATATCGACCTCTCTGCCGCCATTGCCGCAGCGCGCCACGCCTTCCGCCCCGAGGACGACGCCTTTCGGGGGGCCGCGCGGGCCCACGCCGTGCGCGTCGAGGAGGGGCGCTTTGCCGTCACGCCCCGCGCGCCCCGCGCGAGCGACGAGCACCGCAATGCGCCGCGCTCCGCGCCGAAGCCCGCCGTCTTCGAGACCGTCTCCATCGCCCGCGCGGGTGGGCCCGAGCTCGTCGGTGCATTCGAAGAGCCCTCCATGGCTCTCGGCGAGCGCGGCAGCCTCGCCATTGCTCGCGGCAGCGTCGTCGAGCGGCTCGACAATCTCGCCGAGGGCGTCGAGCAGAGCTTCGCATTCGCCGAGCGCCCCGAGGGCGAGGACGACCTCGTCGTGCGCGTGCGCGTGTCGGGCGAGGCGTTTGTCGGAGCGACCGAGGGCGGCTTGCACTTCGAGGATCCGGCCACCGGCGCGGGCGTTCGTTATGGCCAGGCGACCTGGATCGACGCGCATGGCGAGCGCTCGCCCGTCACCGCCCGCTGGGACGAGGCCCGCAGCGAGATCGAGCTGCGCCTGTCCGCCGACGTCCTCGATCGCTCCGCTTATCCGGCCGTCCTCGACCCCACCGTCTCGGCCGAGATCGAGGTGGACAAGCCGTCCTGGGGCGACGCCTACCTCGAGCAATTCAGGCCCGCGGCTGCATTCGATGGCAACAATTACCTGGTCGTCTGGGAGGAGCTGGCCGAGGACGGCACGGAGTCGAACATCGAGGCCGTGATCGTCCCGCCTTCGGGCGGGCCCGTCGAAAAGGCTGCGTTCTCGGCGAGCTATGCGTCGGGGGATCACCAGCAGCCGGCCGTCGCATGGGACGGCACGAGCTTCCTCGTGGTCTGGCAGCGCTGGACCAGCGCGACGAATTTCGACATCGCAGGCAGGCGCATCTCGCCGACGGGCACGCTGCTCGATCCGGCGCCGATCGCGATTGGCGTGGCGACCGGCGTGCAGAGCCTGCCCGCGGTCACGAGCACGGGGAGCGGCTTCTTCGTCGCCTGGGAGGACGCCCGCAACGGCGCCGCGCTCGACGTCTACGGGGCGCGCGTGGATTCGAATGGCGCCGTCCTCGACCCGAGCGGCATCGTCATCTCGAACGCCGCCAACACCCAGGCCGAGCCCGACGTCGCCTTCGATGGGACCAACGTCGTCGTCGCCTGGCAGGACGACCGCAATGCAGGACAGAACGACATCTACGCCGCGCGCGTCTCGACCGCGGGCACGGTGCTGGATACGAACGGCATCGCCGTCTCCTCCGCGGTCCAGAGCCAGATGTACCCGGAGATCGCGTTCGACGGAACGAATCACCTGCTCGTGTGGCGCGATTATCGCAGCAATAGCTCTTACGACATCTACGGCGCGCGCCTGTCGCCGGCGGGCACAGTGCTCGATTCGATGGGCTTCGTCGTCTCCTCCGCGACCGGGGCGCAGCGCTACCCGGAGCTCGTCTGGAACGGCTCGAGCTTCGTGGCCTTCTGGGAAGATCGCCGGAACGGCAACTACGACATCTATTCGACGCGCATCAGCTCGGCGGGCGCGGTGCTCGACCCGATGGGCGTGGCGGTCAGCAAGGCGGCAGGCGACGAGAGCAACCTCGGCGCCGCTTGCGATAGCGCGGGCACATGCCTCGGCCTCTGGGACAAGGTCGGCGGGAATCAGCGCGAGATTTATGGAGCGCGCGTCGACAGCAAGGGCAATGTGCTCGATGCGCCGCCCTATGTCTTCTCCGTCGAGGTCGGCTACGCGGACGCGGCCGCGGTGGGTTTCGATGGAACGAACTATCTCGTGATTTTCGGTCACGAGAGCGCCGTGAACGGCGGGCTCACCGCCGTGCGCATCACCCAGTCCGGCACGCTGCTCGACGTGCCGCCCATCGTCATCGATCCGGGCGGCACGAGCCTCATGGGTGCGGCGGTAGCGTTCGACGGAACAAACTACCTCGTGGTCTGGCCGCGCCATACGGATTTCCAGACCTACCACGACCTCTACGGCGCGCGGGTCAGCCCGGCGGGCAAGCTGCTCGATCCGGCGCCCATCCCGCTCGCGGTCGCCTCGGGAGGCCAGGTGACCCCCGTGCTGGCCTATGGCGGCGGCCAGTACCTCGCGGCCTGGCAGGACAACCGCGCTGGCGCATCCGACGTGTACGGGGCGCGAATCACCACGGCCGGCCAGAGCCTGGACGGGAGCGGGGTTCTGATCGCCAGCGCGCCGTCCTATCAGGTTCCCAACGGCATCACCCATGACGGGACGAACTTCTTCGTCGTCTGGTCGGACATGCGCAGCGGCACGGACGACATCTACGGCGCGCGCGTGACGCCCGCGGGCACGGTGCTCGAGCCGAACGGCATCCCCATCTGCCAGGCGCCGAGCTACAATGGCTGGCCCCACTCGGCCTGGGACGGCACGAACCATTTCGTGGTCTGGTCCGATTACCGGGGCGGCTCGAGCGCCGACCTTTACGGCGCGCACGTCACGCCCGCGGGCGAGGTGCTCGAGACCGACGGCTTCGCGATCACGACGACGCCTGAATCCGAGGGCAGCCCCACCGTTGCATTCGATGGGACGAACCATGTCCTCGCGTTCGGCAAGAACGACTCAGGGCAAGGGGACGTCTTCGCGCTGCGCGTCTCGCCGGCGGGCGCGGTCATCGATGCGGCGCCCCTCACGGTGGCCGCGGCGCCGGCCAACGAATACAGAAACCCCATCGCCTCCAACGGGGCGGGGCAGGTGCTCATCGCCTACAATCGGTTCGAAGAATCGACGAACTCGGATCGCGTGATGGCGCGGCTCGTCGGATTCTCAGAGGGCACTGGCGGCGCTGGCGGCGCTGGCGGAGCTGGCGGCGCAGGTGGCGTTGGCGGCGCAGGTGGCGTTGGCGGCGCAGGTGGCGTTGGCGGCGCAGGTGGCGTTGGCGGCGCGGGTGGCGATGGCGGCACCGGCGGCGCGGGGGGCCAGGGCGGCGCAGGCGGCCATGGCGGCAGCGGCGGCGCGGGCGGCCATGGCGGAGCTGGTGGCAATGGTGGCGCTGGCGGCCAGGGCGGCACCGGCGGACATGGCGATACTGGCGGCGCGGGTGGTCAGGGCGGCTCGCCTGGCGCCGGATCCGGCGGGAGCGGGCCCGGGGAGGACGGCGGCTGCGGCTGCCGCGTCACGGGCGAGGACGGGGCCGCGGCACCGAGCGCGCTCGGGATCGGCCTCGCCCTCCTCGTTGCCGGCGCCCGTCGGCGCCGGCGGAATGCTCTTTCCTGA
- a CDS encoding GvpL/GvpF family gas vesicle protein: MNTIALPPRQTEGGFGIYVFCFSRAEACAAAAAGAGIAEGAPLRTVVRGDVAALCCEVPLADWVGPPGEANLQNLAWLGPRALRHEEVIERAMAASPVLPVRFGCLFSSEERLQDLLARAEGPIANFLEDAARWEEWSVKGTVNMAACLEAALAEERRAATLPESPGARYLMEQKLRQRAAREARAWVNAACAEIASEVDGVALERRAAGRIAQGAGGDGREVVLHWALRLPRGAEPELERRLRAIEARLSARGLVLEARGPWPPYAFAPPLDGDE, encoded by the coding sequence ATGAATACGATCGCATTGCCCCCACGGCAGACCGAGGGAGGCTTCGGGATTTACGTCTTCTGTTTCTCGCGCGCCGAGGCGTGCGCCGCCGCCGCAGCGGGCGCCGGGATCGCCGAGGGAGCGCCGCTCCGGACGGTCGTGCGCGGGGACGTCGCGGCCCTCTGCTGCGAGGTGCCGCTCGCGGATTGGGTCGGCCCGCCCGGCGAGGCCAACCTGCAAAACCTGGCCTGGCTCGGGCCGCGCGCATTGCGTCATGAAGAGGTGATCGAGCGGGCCATGGCCGCCTCGCCCGTCCTGCCCGTGCGATTCGGCTGCCTCTTCTCGTCCGAGGAGCGCCTGCAAGACCTCCTCGCGCGGGCCGAAGGGCCTATCGCGAATTTCCTGGAGGACGCGGCGCGCTGGGAAGAATGGTCCGTGAAGGGAACGGTGAACATGGCGGCGTGCCTGGAGGCGGCGCTCGCCGAGGAGCGCCGCGCGGCGACGCTGCCGGAGTCGCCCGGGGCGCGCTATCTGATGGAGCAGAAGCTCAGGCAGCGCGCCGCCCGCGAAGCGCGCGCGTGGGTGAATGCGGCGTGCGCGGAGATTGCATCCGAAGTCGACGGCGTGGCGCTCGAGCGTCGGGCCGCCGGGCGCATTGCGCAAGGCGCGGGCGGGGACGGGCGGGAGGTCGTGCTTCACTGGGCATTGCGTTTGCCCCGCGGGGCCGAGCCCGAGCTCGAGCGACGCCTCCGGGCGATCGAGGCGCGCCTGTCCGCGCGCGGGCTGGTCCTCGAGGCGCGCGGCCCGTGGCCGCCCTACGCCTTCGCGCCGCCCCTCGACGGGGACGAATGA
- a CDS encoding GvpL/GvpF family gas vesicle protein gives MISTDTKRSELLLHCIGHASALACADGGDLRVVVEGDLAAMVTPVLDRRSITAPDTAELLRYQRRIGRIHAAADVLPMRFGSVLAGEDAVRAHLRERRRDYLGTLDRVAGCAEMGLRALVPADAPAPDGMNVKALSGTEYLKARLRRHAWEEHLGVRCAVLERSILAVASAHCREHRVERPHILPNGAQVSVSFLVLRDRVPALRDTLAQLVTTEAGRGITGPWPPYNFV, from the coding sequence ATGATCTCCACAGACACGAAGAGATCCGAGCTGCTTCTGCATTGCATCGGGCACGCCTCCGCGCTCGCCTGTGCGGACGGGGGCGATCTGCGCGTCGTGGTCGAGGGCGATCTCGCCGCCATGGTGACGCCGGTCCTCGATCGCCGGAGCATCACCGCGCCCGACACCGCGGAGCTCTTGCGCTATCAGCGGCGTATCGGGCGAATTCACGCCGCCGCGGACGTCCTGCCCATGCGCTTCGGCAGCGTGCTCGCAGGCGAGGACGCGGTGCGCGCGCACCTGCGCGAGCGGCGGCGCGATTATCTCGGGACCCTCGACCGCGTGGCCGGGTGCGCGGAGATGGGCCTGCGTGCGCTCGTCCCCGCCGACGCCCCTGCCCCCGATGGCATGAACGTGAAGGCTCTCTCCGGCACTGAATACCTGAAGGCGCGGCTGCGTCGTCATGCGTGGGAGGAGCATCTCGGGGTTCGGTGCGCGGTGCTCGAGCGTTCGATCCTCGCGGTCGCCTCGGCACATTGCAGGGAGCACCGCGTGGAGAGGCCACATATCCTGCCGAATGGGGCCCAGGTCTCGGTCTCCTTTCTCGTGCTGCGCGATCGCGTGCCCGCGCTCCGGGACACGCTCGCGCAGCTCGTCACGACCGAGGCCGGGCGCGGGATCACGGGCCCCTGGCCTCCCTACAACTTCGTCTGA
- the gvpA gene encoding gas vesicle structural protein GvpA, whose amino-acid sequence MAHIQKSTDSSSLAEVVDRILDKGIVIDAWAKVSLVGIELLAIEARVVIASVETYLKYAEAIGLTSTAAAPV is encoded by the coding sequence ATGGCACACATCCAGAAATCGACCGATTCTTCGAGCCTGGCCGAGGTCGTGGACCGCATCCTCGACAAGGGTATCGTCATCGATGCCTGGGCCAAGGTCTCGCTCGTGGGCATCGAGCTTCTGGCGATCGAGGCGCGCGTGGTCATTGCCTCCGTCGAGACGTACCTCAAGTACGCCGAGGCGATCGGCCTGACCTCGACCGCCGCGGCGCCGGTGTGA